From Scylla paramamosain isolate STU-SP2022 chromosome 18, ASM3559412v1, whole genome shotgun sequence, one genomic window encodes:
- the LOC135109352 gene encoding uncharacterized protein LOC135109352 yields MSRSFARLSTVASSGWCALPISRSRSLTTIPDEIADDLLIPNTHQYHSLLTKASTRLSASSHNLTDGIVNSNRSRKIHVNKDRATHRHRQSCRSPPHHASPVTCGSSLCARLDSTLTHDHDPYETPHYYTFHLTLRSPSNGPRRGKSLTPNRCGRNCRSSCNSSSESDKSKTHRCSGLGMNTSGNTGSVISAERDAAKGTTESETVNVRDDTACNDDGMPSDDTENPATSQISTTQTTQETDGKEAPDNDQRLKLRHPSAGVKCICFGIVDYLNTALKEADQDAFWESWCGNYGPVLTSAPPTGISDSESDIEPLAVSLNLPLNCSNGTEYEGGGGTPMRSKQCLKLLRWKSCHELLSHRRPRTLKRQLTDCSFQGRFSAGMVEVYDGNLGISVVPVSIGNCNVISSSLRTNIIPRSFSGEKGRVCFKGPASSPPSLVHSTNEKQWVEHNDKKVMFLTDKLLGDDGRRLLGVVKTVRGTHEERTQTLNEEARREVPAAELDCVLGIQEDDGNGPGLSEDEMQEEWSTGGPDHTASKSLWMPTKETFHRATNESSVRRLHPLLSDAGKTASKAVLIAPPDYRLLSSSDDGSRVPRHYSGASRQSSTRSHLSHMYSSQGNSSGDEDSDTGAELSELERRVLTLSHRRSQLRKQDTNACLIAPPEFKIAEDFYPRGAAWNERVLVQCSPNSALWL; encoded by the exons ATGTCCCGTTCCTTCGCCAGATTGTCGACTGTAGCCTCCTCTGGGTGGTGTGCTCTACCAATCAGCCGCTCCCGCAGCCTCACGACTATCCCAGACGAGATTGCCGATGACCTGCTGatccccaacacacaccaatATCACAGTCTGCTCACTAAAGCATCCACTCGCTTGTCTGCATCTTCGCATAATCTTACTGACGGCATCGTTAACTCTAATCGGTCTCGGAAAATTCACGTGAACAAGGATAGGGCGACCCATCGACACCGTCAGTCTTGCCGCAGCCCGCCTCATCACGCCTCGCCAGTGACGTGCGGCTCGTCCCTCTGCGCCAGATTGGACTCCACACTGACCCATGACCATGATCCCTACGAGACCCCCCACTACTACACATTCCATCTGACCCTGCGCAGCCCCTCCAACGGACCTCGCCGCGGCAAGTCTCTGACCCCCAACAG gtGTGGGAGGAACTGTCGCAGCAGCTGCAACTCTTCCTCGGAATCTGATAAATCAAAGAC TCATAGGTGTTCAGGGCTCGGCATGAATACTTCTGGGAATACTGGCAGCGTTATCAGTGCTGAAAGGGATGCTGCCAAAGGCACAACGGAGAGTGAGACTGTTAATGTAAGAGATGACACAGCATGTAATGATGATGGAATGCCGAGTGATGATACCGAGAACCCCGCCACCAGCCAGATCTCCACGACACAAACCACCCAGGAGACTGACGGGAAGGAAGCGCCAG ATAACGATCAGAGGCTCAAGCTGAGGCATCCGTCGGCTGGGGTGAAATGCATTTGTTTCGGCATCGTGGATTACTTGAACACAGCGCTCAAG GAAGCGGACCAGGACGCTTTTTGGGAGAGTTGGTGTGGAAACTACGGCCCAGTGCTCACTTCAGCTCCTCCCACCGGTATTTCTGACTCGGAGTCAGATATTGAGCCTCTCGCAGTCTCTCTCAACCTTCCACTGAACTGCTCGAACGGCACCGAGTAtgagggcggcggcggcactcCGATGAGAAGCAAGCAGTGCCTCAAACTGCTCCGTTGGAAGAGCTGTCACGAGCTGCTGTCACACCGCAGACCAAGGACTCTGAAGCGCCAGCTGACGGACTGCTCCTTTCAAGGGAGATTCTCGGCAGGAATGGTGGAAGTGTACGACGGTAATCTCGGCATATCTGTGGTCCCTGTGTCCATTGGAAATTGCAACGTTATCTCCTCGAGTCTTCGCACGAACATAATTCCAAGAAGCTTTTctggggaaaagggaagggtttGTTTTAAGGGTCCGGCATCTTCACCACCCTCGCTGGTACACAGTACTAATGAAAAGCAGTGGGTGGAACACAACGACAAAAAGGTGATGTTCTTGACTGACAAGCTTCTTGGGGATGACGGCAGGAGGCTCCTTGGTGTCGTCAAAACCGTCCGTGGGACTCATGAAG AGCGAACCCAAACGTTAAATGAGGAGGCAAGGCGGGAGGTGCCTGCCGCTGAGCTGGATTGTGTGTTGGGGATACAGGAAGACGACGGGAATGGTCCAGGGCTGAGCGAGGACGAGATGcaag AAGAGTGGTCGACGGGAGGACCTGACCATACAGCCAGTAAGTCCTTATGGATGCCAACCAAGGAGACATTCCACCGCGCAACGAATGAATCATCTGTGCGGAGACTCCATCCCCTGCTGTCTGACGCCGGGAAGACCGCCAGCAAGGCAGTCCTTATCGCCCCGCCTGATTACCGCCTCCTCAGCTCCAGCGACGACGGTTCACGAGTTCCCCGACACTACTCAGGTGCCTCACGTCAGTCTAGCACTCGCAGTCACCTCTCGCACATGTACTCCTCGCAGGGCAACAGCAGCGGGGATGAGGACAGCGACACGGGAGCTGAACTGTCAGAGCTCGAGCGTCGTGTGCTGACTCTTTCTCACCGCAGGAGTCAACTCAGGAAGCAGGACACAAACGCCTGCCTCATCGCTCCTCCAGAATTCAAGATTGCAGAAGATTTCTACCCGAGGGGGGCTGCATGGAATGAACGAGTACTAGTCCAGTGTAGCCCAAATAGTGCTCTGTGGCTCTGA